Proteins encoded within one genomic window of Granulicella pectinivorans:
- a CDS encoding UDP-glucose--hexose-1-phosphate uridylyltransferase translates to MNPLFVTTPHRRYNPLKREWVLVSPQRTQRPWQGQMETTPAPVALQYDPACYLCPGNARAGGETTPQYDSTFVFTNDYAALKPDVPAGSMDEGGQGLLVAESESGVCRVICFSPRHDLTLAKMEVAEIRKVVDVWDEQTTELGAREDIRYVQVFENRGAMMGASNPHPHGQVWATKQIPNEIVAELGAQKAYYETHGRALLDAYRELEVAQGERVFAQNDSFVALVPFWAVWPFEVMVLPVRPVTSIAWMTEMERDDLAAILKAVTATYDRVFETPFPYSMGLHPAPFDGEEHPEWVFHLHFYPPLLRSATVRKFMVGYELLGSPQRDITPESAAGTLRDAAGRAGVSVRPLA, encoded by the coding sequence ATGAATCCTCTGTTTGTGACTACGCCGCATCGCCGTTATAACCCGCTGAAGCGGGAGTGGGTATTGGTCTCGCCGCAGCGCACGCAGAGGCCCTGGCAGGGGCAGATGGAGACGACGCCGGCTCCAGTGGCACTGCAGTACGATCCTGCCTGCTATCTGTGCCCGGGCAACGCGCGTGCGGGTGGCGAGACGACGCCCCAGTATGACAGCACGTTCGTCTTCACCAACGATTACGCGGCCCTGAAGCCGGATGTGCCCGCCGGCTCGATGGATGAGGGCGGGCAGGGGTTGCTGGTGGCGGAGAGTGAGAGTGGCGTTTGCCGCGTGATCTGCTTCTCGCCGCGGCATGACCTCACGCTGGCGAAGATGGAGGTCGCGGAGATCCGCAAGGTCGTCGATGTGTGGGACGAGCAGACGACGGAGCTGGGTGCGCGGGAGGACATCCGCTACGTGCAGGTGTTTGAGAATCGCGGGGCGATGATGGGTGCGAGCAATCCGCATCCGCATGGGCAGGTGTGGGCTACGAAGCAGATTCCAAACGAGATTGTGGCGGAACTTGGCGCGCAGAAGGCTTACTACGAGACGCACGGGCGGGCTCTGCTCGATGCCTACCGGGAGCTCGAGGTGGCGCAGGGCGAGAGGGTGTTTGCGCAGAACGATTCGTTTGTGGCGCTGGTGCCGTTCTGGGCTGTCTGGCCCTTTGAAGTGATGGTGTTACCGGTGCGTCCGGTGACTTCGATTGCGTGGATGACGGAGATGGAGCGGGACGATCTGGCTGCGATCCTGAAGGCGGTGACGGCTACGTACGACCGGGTTTTCGAGACGCCGTTTCCGTATTCGATGGGGCTGCATCCGGCTCCGTTCGATGGGGAGGAGCATCCGGAGTGGGTGTTTCATCTGCACTTCTATCCGCCGCTGCTGCGGTCGGCGACGGTGCGGAAGTTCATGGTGGGGTATGAGTTACTGGGGTCGCCGCAGCGGGATATTACGCCGGAGTCGGCAGCGGGTACGCTGCGGGATGCGGCTGGACGGGCTGGGGTATCGGTCAGACCTCTGGCCTAA
- a CDS encoding glycoside hydrolase family 88/105 protein has protein sequence MSVGMNLRMAAWVCVAGIATSSAYAQDGGRAARNKPNAAQQAGITKDNSRHFGDDPDDGGPMAKLSPKLNRAAVDAAARKVADWQLARSEPYFDRIWTWSVLYNGFVAASDAMGDPKYRDAMERMGAKYEWKLRSKTPNADDQSVGATYEEIFMKKKDPAMIAPLQADLDAALARPFVAKDDLHAIEWWWCDALFMAPQVWARMYAITGDKKYITYLDDEWKKTSDLLYDKQEHLYARDKSYLGKTEANGKKMFWSRGNGWVMGGIARTMPFLPKDDPNRAFYALQMREMAAKAASLQGKDGLWRAGLLDQEDYDQPEVSGSALMTYGMAWGVNEGILDAKVYRPVIERAWKGMLAHVYADGRLGCIQQTGAEPAPFKPTASYTYGVGGFLLAATEIRKMAKH, from the coding sequence ATGAGTGTTGGGATGAATCTACGGATGGCAGCCTGGGTGTGTGTTGCCGGTATCGCGACGTCTTCGGCGTACGCCCAGGATGGAGGTCGCGCGGCGCGGAACAAGCCGAACGCGGCCCAGCAGGCAGGCATCACCAAGGACAACTCACGCCACTTCGGGGACGACCCGGACGACGGCGGGCCGATGGCGAAGTTGTCGCCCAAGCTGAATCGGGCAGCGGTGGATGCGGCCGCGCGGAAGGTGGCCGACTGGCAGCTTGCGCGGTCCGAGCCTTACTTCGACCGGATCTGGACGTGGAGCGTGCTCTACAACGGCTTTGTGGCCGCCTCGGATGCGATGGGCGATCCGAAATACCGCGACGCGATGGAGCGGATGGGCGCGAAGTACGAGTGGAAGCTGCGTTCCAAGACGCCGAATGCGGACGATCAGAGCGTTGGCGCGACGTATGAAGAGATTTTCATGAAGAAGAAGGACCCGGCGATGATCGCGCCGTTGCAGGCGGATTTGGACGCCGCTCTGGCGCGTCCCTTTGTGGCGAAGGATGACCTGCATGCGATTGAGTGGTGGTGGTGCGATGCGCTCTTCATGGCTCCGCAGGTGTGGGCTCGCATGTATGCGATTACGGGCGATAAGAAGTACATCACCTATCTCGACGACGAGTGGAAGAAGACGTCGGATCTCCTGTACGACAAGCAGGAGCATCTTTATGCCCGCGACAAGAGCTATCTGGGCAAGACCGAGGCGAACGGGAAGAAGATGTTCTGGTCGCGCGGCAACGGATGGGTGATGGGCGGGATCGCGCGGACGATGCCGTTCCTGCCGAAGGACGATCCGAACCGCGCCTTCTATGCGCTGCAGATGCGGGAGATGGCGGCGAAGGCTGCTTCGCTGCAGGGGAAAGACGGGCTCTGGCGTGCGGGTTTGCTGGATCAGGAAGACTACGATCAGCCGGAGGTTTCGGGATCGGCGCTGATGACCTACGGCATGGCATGGGGCGTGAACGAGGGGATTCTCGATGCGAAGGTCTATCGCCCGGTGATTGAGCGCGCCTGGAAGGGCATGCTGGCGCATGTGTACGCGGATGGGCGTCTCGGCTGCATTCAGCAGACCGGGGCGGAGCCTGCGCCGTTCAAGCCGACGGCGAGCTATACGTATGGCGTTGGTGGCTTTCTGCTGGCCGCGACCGAGATCCGCAAGATGGCGAAACACTAA
- a CDS encoding ABC transporter permease has translation MPSLSFQSAAKIAAREMHASRGKFTFVLLSVAIGVAALTGVRGFSSSFRATLLTHARSILAADLSARAFRQPSPAEIKSLADVEASGIKVTPVTELMSMASVPVTMDPLLVSVKAVDPSRFPFYGTVDLEPSMSLSAALTPDSVAVGDDLLLRLHLALGDQLKIGNRTYKIAATVLNEPDRLSSNFSAGPRVLMSREALDSSGLLAPGSHAGQRFLFKMPQTGPNGTVNDAAVQDFKLKLEKMLPESQVVDYRETNPALTQGLDRATSLLSLMSLVALVLGAIGVAMAMRAHLQQRLDTIAIMKSLGARSSQVIKIYLLQTLLLGIVGGLLGVGFGVGVQMALPVFLAKLINVVPDLHVDLRSIATGLGAGVLTTLLFTLPPLLDIRNVRPILILRRAMDESSDDPFVSAIFRKLTRNYAQIISGALILGGLGAIATTLSDSREVGKWFTIGLVVVLFILLISSWAVLRALKFFLSKTRLSLPSSLRHGLANLYRPGNPSAALLAALGMGVMQIMTVYLVQQAVVSELHVASAPNLPNIFLVDMTNEEIGGIRTLLTNAPGITKAPELLPVVSSRITELNGVPASQAKLTNMPKRMLQSMSLSWSVTGEAPDGTKVIEGAWWTPEEAANAHDHPVVAIQKYVADRLGLKVGSTVTFAAQDSSFTARVTAITRSDGQHAYGRAEFVLPQQALAGLPTVWYGGVHVDPAQVGKLQRMLYTAYPTVTVINVAAALETVRSVVVQITYVIQFLATFSIFAGIIILASSIAGTRYRRMREVVVLKTLGATRARIATIFSIEFAVLGLIAGFVGIVFANLIADRLLRSLSVAYVHLWGTSFVALLAIAVLTVLTGWIASHRLLGQKPLEVLREE, from the coding sequence ATGCCCAGCCTCTCTTTTCAATCCGCCGCCAAGATCGCCGCCCGCGAGATGCATGCTTCGCGGGGCAAGTTCACCTTTGTGCTGCTGTCGGTTGCGATCGGCGTGGCTGCGCTCACGGGCGTGCGGGGCTTTTCGAGCTCGTTCCGGGCGACCCTGCTTACGCACGCGCGATCCATTCTGGCGGCCGATTTGTCCGCACGGGCCTTTCGCCAGCCAAGCCCCGCCGAGATCAAGAGCCTCGCCGATGTCGAGGCCTCCGGGATCAAGGTCACTCCGGTGACGGAGCTGATGTCCATGGCTTCGGTGCCTGTCACCATGGATCCGCTTCTGGTCAGTGTGAAGGCGGTGGACCCATCGCGTTTCCCCTTTTACGGGACGGTGGATCTGGAACCCTCCATGAGCCTGTCCGCGGCGCTGACGCCCGATTCCGTGGCGGTTGGCGACGACCTTCTCCTTCGCCTTCATCTCGCGCTGGGCGACCAGCTCAAGATCGGCAATCGGACGTACAAGATCGCCGCCACGGTGCTGAATGAACCGGATCGGCTGTCGTCGAATTTTTCAGCCGGCCCGCGCGTGCTGATGTCGCGTGAAGCGCTCGACTCCTCGGGGCTGCTCGCCCCCGGCTCTCATGCAGGACAGCGCTTTCTCTTCAAGATGCCGCAGACGGGGCCGAACGGTACGGTGAACGACGCGGCGGTGCAGGACTTCAAGCTGAAGCTCGAAAAGATGCTGCCGGAGTCGCAGGTCGTCGACTATCGCGAGACCAACCCAGCCCTTACCCAGGGACTCGACCGCGCCACCAGCCTGCTTTCGCTGATGTCGCTGGTGGCGTTGGTTCTGGGAGCGATCGGCGTGGCCATGGCGATGCGCGCGCACCTCCAGCAGCGACTGGACACCATCGCGATCATGAAGTCGCTGGGAGCGCGTTCGAGCCAGGTGATCAAAATCTACCTGCTGCAGACGCTTCTGCTCGGCATCGTGGGCGGCCTGCTCGGCGTGGGTTTCGGCGTAGGCGTGCAGATGGCTCTGCCCGTCTTTCTTGCGAAACTCATCAACGTCGTGCCGGACCTGCACGTCGATCTTCGGTCGATTGCGACGGGATTGGGAGCGGGTGTGCTGACGACGCTTCTTTTTACGCTGCCGCCTCTGCTCGATATCCGCAATGTGCGGCCTATCCTCATCCTGCGCCGTGCGATGGACGAGTCCTCGGACGATCCGTTTGTCTCGGCGATCTTCCGCAAGCTCACACGCAACTATGCCCAGATCATCTCGGGTGCGCTTATTCTGGGTGGCCTCGGCGCGATCGCGACCACGCTTTCCGACTCCCGCGAGGTGGGCAAGTGGTTCACCATCGGCCTGGTCGTGGTGCTGTTCATCCTGCTTATCTCCTCCTGGGCCGTTCTACGCGCGCTCAAGTTCTTTTTGAGCAAGACGCGCCTCTCGCTGCCGTCTTCGCTTCGTCATGGACTCGCCAACCTGTATCGTCCGGGCAACCCCTCGGCGGCATTGCTGGCCGCGCTTGGCATGGGCGTCATGCAGATTATGACGGTGTATCTGGTGCAGCAGGCGGTGGTGAGTGAGCTTCATGTGGCCTCCGCGCCGAACCTTCCGAACATCTTCCTTGTGGACATGACGAACGAGGAGATCGGCGGCATTCGCACGCTGCTGACCAACGCTCCCGGGATTACCAAGGCGCCGGAGCTGCTGCCCGTGGTCTCTTCACGCATCACGGAGCTGAACGGCGTTCCCGCATCGCAGGCCAAGCTGACCAACATGCCCAAACGCATGCTCCAGTCGATGTCGCTGAGTTGGTCGGTGACGGGAGAGGCACCGGACGGCACGAAGGTGATCGAGGGCGCGTGGTGGACGCCGGAAGAGGCCGCGAACGCACACGATCATCCCGTTGTTGCCATCCAGAAGTATGTGGCCGACAGGCTGGGCCTGAAGGTCGGTTCGACCGTCACGTTTGCCGCGCAGGACTCCTCCTTTACCGCCCGGGTGACGGCAATCACCCGCTCCGATGGCCAGCATGCCTACGGGCGGGCCGAGTTCGTTCTGCCGCAGCAGGCGCTCGCCGGGCTGCCCACTGTCTGGTACGGCGGCGTCCATGTCGATCCCGCCCAGGTCGGCAAACTCCAGCGCATGCTCTATACGGCCTACCCCACGGTGACGGTCATCAACGTCGCGGCTGCGCTGGAGACGGTGCGCTCGGTCGTCGTGCAGATTACGTATGTCATCCAGTTTCTTGCGACGTTCTCCATCTTTGCCGGCATCATCATCCTTGCCAGCTCGATTGCCGGAACGCGCTACCGCCGGATGCGGGAGGTGGTTGTGCTGAAGACGCTGGGGGCTACCCGCGCGCGCATTGCGACCATCTTCTCGATCGAGTTCGCCGTCCTGGGCCTGATTGCCGGATTCGTCGGTATCGTCTTCGCCAACCTCATCGCGGACCGCCTGCTGCGTTCGCTCAGCGTGGCGTACGTTCACCTTTGGGGGACGTCGTTCGTCGCTTTGCTTGCGATCGCCGTCCTGACGGTGCTGACGGGATGGATCGCCAGTCATCGCCTGCTGGGCCAGAAACCGCTTGAAGTCCTGCGCGAGGAATAA
- the galK gene encoding galactokinase, with translation MAELLSYKAPARVNLIGEHTDYTGGLVMPMAIGFGTVATLTPREDGIGTFRSENYGETVEVVISTLERAPKGHWSDYPVGVLWSLTQAGFAFPGFDMTLKGDVPLGAGLSSSASIEVATAMALLGLIGASMPLPELANACRRAENQYVGAKSGIMDQFIVAGGVKERAMLLDTRSLEFELLPLPSAARIVICNSMVRHAVSSAGEYGSRRDEIEAGQAILQRVLGIELLRDATLEDLAKCKGEMSPEVAARCKHVITENARVRAAREALRKGDLAEFGRIMIEAHASFRDDFAASCAEVDTLVEIAQKQPGCLGARITGGGFGGCTVNLVETAHAEAFREAVRAEYEKATGKLADCFICEATDGALALAAKEAQ, from the coding sequence ATGGCAGAACTGCTTTCATACAAGGCGCCCGCGCGCGTCAATTTGATCGGGGAACATACCGACTATACCGGCGGCCTTGTGATGCCGATGGCGATCGGGTTTGGCACCGTGGCGACTCTTACGCCGCGTGAGGATGGTATCGGGACGTTTCGCTCGGAGAACTACGGCGAGACGGTCGAGGTCGTGATCTCGACGCTTGAGCGCGCTCCGAAGGGGCACTGGAGCGACTATCCGGTGGGCGTGCTTTGGAGTTTGACCCAGGCAGGTTTTGCGTTTCCGGGCTTCGATATGACGCTCAAGGGCGATGTTCCGCTGGGGGCCGGTTTGAGCTCTTCGGCTTCGATCGAAGTGGCGACCGCGATGGCTTTGCTGGGCTTGATCGGAGCGTCGATGCCTCTGCCGGAGCTTGCGAATGCGTGCCGCAGGGCGGAGAACCAGTATGTGGGCGCGAAGAGCGGCATCATGGACCAGTTCATCGTTGCAGGGGGCGTGAAGGAGCGGGCGATGCTGCTCGACACGCGCTCGCTGGAGTTCGAGTTGCTGCCTCTGCCGAGTGCGGCGCGGATCGTGATCTGCAACTCGATGGTGCGGCATGCGGTGTCGTCGGCGGGTGAGTATGGGTCGCGACGGGATGAGATTGAAGCAGGTCAGGCGATTCTCCAGCGGGTGCTGGGGATCGAGCTTTTGCGGGATGCGACGCTTGAGGATCTGGCGAAGTGCAAGGGGGAGATGAGTCCTGAGGTCGCGGCGCGATGCAAGCATGTGATCACTGAGAATGCGCGCGTGCGGGCTGCGCGCGAGGCGTTGCGCAAGGGCGATCTGGCTGAGTTTGGACGGATCATGATCGAGGCGCATGCAAGCTTCCGCGACGACTTTGCGGCGAGCTGCGCGGAGGTCGATACGCTGGTGGAGATTGCGCAGAAGCAGCCCGGCTGTCTGGGCGCGCGCATTACAGGCGGCGGGTTCGGCGGATGCACGGTGAACCTGGTGGAGACGGCTCATGCCGAGGCGTTTCGCGAGGCGGTTCGTGCGGAGTATGAGAAGGCGACGGGTAAGCTGGCGGACTGCTTTATCTGCGAGGCTACGGACGGCGCGCTGGCCCTGGCCGCCAAGGAGGCGCAATGA
- a CDS encoding ABC transporter ATP-binding protein codes for MILVQGIRKSIRNGTRTVDILKGLDFSVPRGQFAAIMGSSGSGKSTLLGLLAGLDTPTAGTVSLNGVAISYLAEDQLAQVRGRTIGFVFQSYQLIPTLTALENVLLPHELNADSKAPGGSQKDGLARARQLLTAVGLADRMDHYPVQLSGGEQQRVALARAFILRPPIVLADEPTGNLDTVNGAAVLKLLLDLNKVEGTTLVLVTHDPVLATYADRRITLRDGLILSDELTQAD; via the coding sequence ATGATTCTGGTTCAAGGCATTCGCAAGTCCATCCGCAACGGCACGCGCACAGTCGACATTCTCAAAGGGCTGGATTTCAGCGTCCCGCGCGGCCAGTTCGCCGCGATCATGGGCTCGTCGGGAAGCGGCAAATCGACGCTGCTGGGTCTCCTGGCCGGACTCGACACCCCCACTGCAGGCACGGTTTCGCTGAACGGGGTTGCGATCTCGTATCTGGCTGAAGACCAACTGGCGCAGGTTCGTGGCCGTACCATCGGCTTCGTCTTCCAGTCGTATCAACTGATTCCCACGTTGACGGCGCTTGAAAATGTCCTTCTCCCGCACGAACTGAACGCCGACTCTAAAGCTCCCGGGGGCTCCCAGAAAGACGGACTGGCCCGTGCCCGGCAACTCCTGACGGCGGTCGGCCTGGCGGACCGGATGGATCACTATCCGGTGCAGCTCTCGGGTGGGGAACAGCAGCGTGTGGCTCTGGCGCGGGCGTTTATTCTGCGTCCGCCGATTGTGCTTGCCGACGAGCCTACGGGCAATCTCGATACGGTGAATGGAGCCGCCGTGCTGAAGCTTCTGCTGGACCTGAACAAGGTGGAAGGCACGACACTGGTGCTGGTGACGCACGATCCTGTTCTGGCGACCTATGCCGACCGCCGGATTACGCTGCGCGATGGGCTTATCCTCTCCGACGAACTGACCCAGGCGGACTGA
- a CDS encoding arylesterase, with amino-acid sequence MRLLGVLILAGVVPFLGGCRADKASQAASELDARVSVRQPAATEPSAEPPAAADNRPLIVCFGDSLTAGYGEDPGASYPDYLQKDLDAEGYRYRVVNEGVSGNTSKDGVERLAGIVAMKPAVVVVEFGGNDGLRGLKTETTRDNLAKILSGLKAAGTKVVIAGISLPPDYGPDYVKAFTANYSSLGKQFNLPVLPFLLQNVYGVEGMMQGDRTHATARGNEVVAKNVLPYVTPLLRK; translated from the coding sequence ATGCGCTTACTCGGTGTTCTGATTCTAGCGGGAGTTGTGCCGTTTCTGGGCGGGTGTCGTGCGGATAAAGCATCACAGGCAGCCTCGGAGCTCGACGCACGCGTCTCCGTCCGGCAGCCAGCCGCGACTGAGCCCTCCGCCGAACCGCCCGCGGCGGCTGATAACCGACCTCTGATCGTGTGCTTCGGCGACAGCCTTACCGCCGGCTACGGCGAAGATCCCGGTGCGAGCTATCCCGATTACCTCCAGAAGGATCTCGACGCGGAGGGATACCGGTACCGTGTCGTAAACGAAGGCGTCAGCGGCAATACCAGCAAGGATGGCGTGGAGCGTCTGGCGGGCATCGTCGCCATGAAGCCGGCCGTGGTCGTCGTGGAGTTCGGCGGAAACGACGGGCTGCGCGGACTGAAGACCGAGACGACACGCGACAACCTGGCGAAGATCCTCAGCGGCCTGAAGGCTGCAGGGACGAAGGTCGTGATCGCCGGCATCTCTCTGCCGCCCGACTACGGCCCGGACTACGTCAAAGCGTTCACCGCCAACTATAGTTCGCTGGGCAAGCAGTTCAATCTGCCCGTGCTTCCCTTCCTCTTGCAGAACGTCTACGGCGTGGAGGGCATGATGCAGGGCGACAGGACGCATGCGACCGCCAGGGGCAACGAAGTCGTTGCGAAGAACGTGCTGCCTTACGTGACGCCTCTGCTCAGGAAATAA
- the truB gene encoding tRNA pseudouridine(55) synthase TruB, whose amino-acid sequence MNGLLILNKPSGMTSHDVVSIVRRATGEKSIGHLGTLDPMATGVLPLLLGKYTRLAQFFGAAEKHYTGHIRFGFATDTFDAEGVPVAEPKALTQSLAALQQMATHFHGTMDQVPPVYSAKKIHGVPAHKLARAGLEAPVKPARITIHHFALTGLEGDTASFAMSISAGGYVRSVAHELGELAGTGAHLSSLCRTQAGAFTLDQSITIEQLKTLPPAEIEKLLPHPRHLLPDMPAVTVDEQLAGRMRNGMQVNVPDFSHSPLIKVFTSPTEMLCIAKRIAGTLAQPIVVLG is encoded by the coding sequence GTGAACGGTCTTCTGATCCTCAATAAACCCTCCGGCATGACCTCGCACGATGTCGTGTCGATTGTGCGGCGTGCGACGGGCGAAAAGTCCATCGGACATCTTGGCACGCTCGACCCCATGGCGACCGGGGTGCTTCCTCTTTTGCTCGGGAAGTACACGCGGCTGGCGCAGTTTTTCGGTGCTGCGGAGAAGCATTACACGGGCCACATCCGCTTCGGTTTTGCGACCGATACCTTCGATGCCGAGGGCGTTCCTGTCGCCGAACCCAAAGCACTGACCCAAAGCCTGGCCGCACTGCAGCAGATGGCGACGCACTTCCACGGCACGATGGACCAGGTTCCGCCGGTTTACTCCGCGAAGAAGATCCATGGGGTTCCCGCGCACAAGCTGGCGCGTGCGGGTCTCGAAGCGCCGGTGAAGCCGGCCCGGATTACCATCCATCACTTCGCGCTTACCGGTCTTGAAGGCGATACGGCGAGCTTTGCGATGAGCATCTCCGCGGGAGGCTACGTGCGGTCGGTCGCGCATGAACTGGGCGAACTGGCGGGTACCGGAGCGCATCTCTCGTCGCTCTGCCGCACCCAGGCCGGAGCCTTCACGCTGGACCAGTCCATCACGATCGAGCAGCTCAAGACCCTGCCGCCTGCCGAGATCGAAAAGCTGCTGCCGCACCCCCGGCATCTGCTTCCGGACATGCCTGCCGTGACCGTAGATGAGCAACTGGCCGGACGCATGCGCAATGGCATGCAGGTCAATGTCCCGGATTTCTCGCATTCACCGCTCATCAAGGTCTTCACCTCTCCGACGGAGATGCTCTGCATCGCCAAACGCATCGCCGGGACCCTGGCTCAACCGATCGTCGTTCTCGGGTAG
- a CDS encoding ribulokinase — protein sequence MAIVAGVDYGTLSVRVTLLSENGRIGTAMAGYPLMRSRENPDQATQSHDAQMAALVTAMKQVVADCNVDPASIEAIALDTTGSSVIFVDETMQPLDDYYLWCDHRAKLEAQQITALAHAMKLEAIDWCGGVYSHEWGFAKLLHWLRHNPELRKTFASAFEHCDMVAATLAGITDPKRVKRSACAMGHKWMWNPKWGGLPAQNFLSTLDPLFDGIRAKLDGEYLTSDHVAGHLSEHWASQMGLKPGIPIPVGAFDAHWDAIGAGCREGDVVNVVGTSTCIIAMQKEASLIPGVCGVVPGSVHPDYAGVEAGLSATGDIFEAIAKRAGTNVKELAQGLEAYKPGQTGLLRLSWDNGDRTVLVNAELGGITLGWNLIHTAQDELFAAIEGTAFHTRIILERMAEGGVPIERVINAGGIPQNSPVLNQVYANVLNKPVLVPDGIPTSIGSGIFAMLAIGAYPSVEAAQSKLCLGYRTIVPDPAAVAVYEELYQLYRSVYFAFGTPGAEAVSLGEVLPKIRKIAASVRA from the coding sequence ATGGCGATCGTTGCAGGTGTGGACTACGGCACGTTGAGCGTGCGGGTAACGTTGTTGAGTGAAAACGGCCGAATCGGAACCGCGATGGCGGGCTATCCGCTCATGCGTTCCCGCGAGAACCCCGACCAGGCCACGCAGTCCCATGACGCGCAGATGGCCGCGCTCGTCACCGCCATGAAGCAGGTCGTCGCCGACTGCAACGTCGACCCCGCAAGCATCGAAGCCATCGCGCTCGACACCACCGGCTCCAGCGTGATCTTCGTCGACGAGACGATGCAGCCCCTCGACGACTACTACCTCTGGTGCGATCACCGGGCCAAGCTCGAGGCCCAGCAGATCACCGCACTGGCCCACGCGATGAAGCTCGAAGCCATCGACTGGTGCGGCGGCGTCTACTCGCACGAGTGGGGATTCGCCAAGTTGCTGCACTGGCTGCGGCACAATCCGGAGCTCAGGAAAACGTTTGCTTCAGCCTTCGAGCACTGCGACATGGTCGCCGCCACCCTCGCCGGCATCACAGACCCCAAACGCGTGAAGCGCAGCGCCTGCGCCATGGGACACAAATGGATGTGGAATCCAAAGTGGGGTGGCCTGCCTGCACAGAACTTCCTCTCCACCCTCGATCCCCTCTTCGACGGCATCCGAGCCAAGCTCGACGGCGAGTACCTCACCTCCGACCACGTCGCCGGCCACCTGTCAGAACACTGGGCCAGCCAAATGGGTCTAAAGCCCGGCATCCCGATTCCGGTAGGAGCGTTCGACGCCCACTGGGACGCCATCGGTGCAGGCTGCCGCGAAGGCGACGTCGTCAACGTCGTCGGCACATCCACCTGCATCATCGCCATGCAGAAGGAGGCCTCTCTCATCCCCGGCGTCTGCGGCGTAGTCCCCGGATCCGTGCATCCCGACTACGCCGGCGTAGAAGCCGGCCTCTCCGCCACCGGAGACATCTTCGAGGCGATCGCCAAACGCGCCGGAACCAACGTCAAAGAGCTTGCCCAAGGCCTCGAAGCCTACAAGCCCGGACAGACCGGCCTCCTTCGCCTGAGCTGGGACAACGGCGACCGCACCGTGCTGGTCAACGCAGAACTCGGCGGCATCACGCTTGGCTGGAACCTCATCCACACCGCACAGGACGAGCTCTTCGCCGCAATCGAAGGAACAGCCTTCCATACGCGGATCATCCTCGAACGCATGGCAGAGGGCGGCGTGCCGATCGAGCGCGTCATCAACGCCGGAGGCATCCCGCAGAACTCGCCGGTCCTGAATCAGGTCTATGCGAACGTGCTGAACAAGCCTGTGCTGGTGCCGGATGGCATCCCCACCAGCATCGGTTCGGGCATCTTCGCCATGTTGGCGATCGGCGCGTATCCAAGCGTAGAGGCCGCACAATCGAAGCTCTGCCTCGGGTACAGGACAATCGTCCCGGACCCCGCCGCCGTAGCCGTATACGAGGAGCTTTACCAGCTCTACCGCTCGGTCTATTTCGCCTTCGGAACACCCGGTGCCGAGGCCGTATCGCTCGGCGAGGTCCTCCCGAAGATCCGCAAAATCGCGGCCTCCGTCAGAGCCTAA